CGATTTTTTTATAACCATGGATTTTTGGGCTTAAGCACACAACACCAGTGGTATACAGTTGATGGAGGATCCAAAGAATATGTAAAACGAATCGTTCCTCCCATCCAAGACCGATTCCGATTGAATACACCAGTACTAGCGGTAAACCGATTGCCAAATGGGAAAGTGGAACTTGTGTTACCTGAGGGGAAAAAGGAAGTTTTTGACAAAGTCCTTCTTGCGACACATGGACATATTTCCGCTAAATTACTCGGAAACCCAACAAAACTCGAAAAAGAATTACTCCCTCTTTACAAATACCAACACAATACAGCCACCTTACATACAGATGATTCTGATATGCCTTCCATAAAATCTTGTTGGTCGAGTTGGAATTATAAAATCACAGAGTCAAATAGTGGAAAATTGGAACCATATACCATCTATTGGATGAATCGTTTACAAAATGTTTCCAAAAAGAAGAATTATTTTGTAACCATCAATGATCCTGGTCGTGTGAAACAAAGCCATACAATCAAAAAAATTGATTATGAACATCCATTGTTTTCGGTCGAAGCGTCTCTTGGTCAGAATCGTTTGCCCATGTTAAATGAGGATGGTCCAATTTATTATGCAGGTGCTTATTTTAGATATGGATTCCATGAAGATGGATTTTTGTCAGCAGTGAATGTATCAAAAAGTATTTTAAAACGAGACCCATGGACTTAAATTCCTGTATGTATGAAGCGGACGTATTTCATATGCGTACCGCTCCCACACAAAACAAATTCCAGTATAAAATATTTAATTTTTATTTGGACTTGGAAGAAATTGATGAATTGGCAAAGTCTAGTTTACTGTTTTCCAGGAATCGGTGGAATTTGTTTTCCTTTTATGACAAGGACCACTTACAGTTTGGAAAAGAATCCATTTATGAAAATGTAAAAGCGTTTTTAGAAGCCTCAGGTGTCAAAGGACCGATTGGTAAAATTTCCCTATTAACCAACCTAAGAGTATTAGGTTATGTATTCAATCCTGTTAGTTTTTACTTTTGTTTTGATACATCGGGAGAACCACTTGTTGCGATTGCAGAAGTAGGAAATACCTTTGGGGAAATCAAACCATACATAGGGACATTCCAAAAGAGTAAGGGAACCATTGCCGATCCTGAAGTATACATACGAGAACCAAAGAACTTTTATGTCTCTCCATTCATTCCATTAGATTCTGAATTTGAATTTCGACTCAATGTACCCAATGAAAAATTACAGATCGGAGTCGACTCTTATGAGGATGGGAAACGAATATTGATTACGTCCTTTATAGGAAAAAAAATTCGTTTTCGATCGAAATACTTATTAAAACTTTTCATCCAATTTCCAATTATTACCGTCAAAATAATAACATTGATTCATTGGCAAGCATTCAAGTTGTGGATCAAAAAAATCCCTTACATAAAAAAACACCAAAACTTAGAGAAACAAACAGGAGTTCCCCTTGGAAAAATCAGCGAACCAGTCCCTTTTACAAGAAACGATTGATTCAGAGCTTTTTAGTGAACTAAAGGATAAGTCGGTTACCGAACAATATCCTATTTACAGGAAAATATTTTTTAAAGCGATGAGTTCCATGAAACGTGGATCCCTTCGAATGATTCTCCCAAATGGAGAACAAGTGATATTGGGTGATACCAATAGTAAGTTTGAACCAAAGTTTCACTCTGCACTGATCCATGTCAAAAATCCTGTATTCTTCAAGAAATCAGTGTTACATGGTGACATTGGATTTTCCGAATCTTACTTAACCGGAGATTGGGATACAGATTCCATTGAGAATGTAATTTCATGGTTCATTCTAAATGTGGACGAAGCTCCTAATTTATCTGGAGCCAAGAAAAAACTATTCCATTTGGATTTATTCAATTTGGGAAATAAGTTCTTACATTTCCTTCGAAGGAATACCCTAACTGGAAGTAAGAAGAATATAGTGGAACATTATGATTTGGGAAATAGTTTTTATAAGTTATTTCTTGATCCTACAATGACCTATAGTTCTGCCTATTTTGAATCTCTTGACCAGTCACTGGAAGAAGCTCAAACGATTAAAGTTGATAAACTCTGTCAAAAGTTAAAACTAAATCCCAAAGATCATTTATTGGAAATCGGAAGTGGATGGGGATTTTTATCCATTCATGCAGCAAAAAACTATGGATGCAAGGTAACTACTGTTACGTTATCTGAGGAACAATACAAATTTGCAAAGGAAAGAATTGAAAAAGAAGGTTTATCCGATAAAATTGAAATTCGAATCCAAGATTATCGCAAAATTGAAGGTAAATTTACAAAACTAGTATCGGTAGAGATGTTGGAAGCTGTGGGGGATGCATATTACGAAACCTTCTTTCAAAAATGCCAAGATTTACTCACACAAGATGGAATCATGGCATTACAAGTGATCACTTGTCCAGATTCTAGATTCACTTCTTTTAAGAAGGGAATTGATTTTATCCAAAAACACATCTTCCCTGGATCACTTCTGCCATCCATTGGTCGAATGAACCAAGCGATTAACCGTACTGGTGACATGTATCTTCATAACTTAGAAGATATGGGACTTAGTTATGCAAAAACTCTTAGATTGTGGTTAAAAGCGTTTGAAGAAAACCTAACAGAAGTGAGAAACCAAGGATATAGCGAAACCTTTATCCGTAAATGGCGATACTATCTAGCATATTGTGCAGCAGCGTTCCAAATGCGAAACATCAGCGTTGTACAATCTGTCTATGTAAGACCCAACAATTTAAATATCTAAATTCTATTTACTCCCAATGGAAAGGTATTATTTCCATCCATTGGGATTTTATTGCTTAAAAAACATCTTGCCAAACTAAGCTTCCAAACGTATTTCTCTGTCTATGAGAGAAACCAAGTCTGTTTTTACATTTGATGAACCAATTGAACGTTTATGGTCAGCGGTCACCGTTTATGAAGTGTTAGTGCATTGGTTAGCAGATGAAGTGCGGGGTAGGCCAAAAGTAGGAGGGGAGTTTTCTTGGACATGGAAACTTGGACTGGAAGGAAATTTCACTTCCCACGGAACCTATAAAAAAATAGAACCTCTCCGTGAACTTGTGATGGAATGGAAAGATCATCCAGCAGGAGATGTTTTTTTACAGTTATTATTTGAAAGCACCGGCGCCAATACTTCCAGATTAACGATTGTTAATGGAGGATTCCCAGATAACGAATCATCAAATGTTTGGTTGGAAAGTGCAAAAGATGCGTGGGATGGACAAGCTGTCCTCTTAAAAGAATTTTTAAAACAGAATCCAGATATCAGCAAATTTATGAAAAAAACTTGATCTCTCGACCCTTTCTAAAATCCTGGTAAAAGTAAGGGTTGTTAAGGAGGGTTGGAAGATGGAATATCCTGAATTGGAATCTTATTTCCAGAAATTAACTGATATAACAGACCGTATCGCAATGATGAACAATCATTTTGATGCGACACCTGAGATCGACATACCACAGTTATTTGAAATGTTTGATGACATTCAATCAAAGGATTGGGAAAACACTGATAGAGAGTATTATGAACTCTTTACTAGTTATTTCACATTCCATGTGAAGACAGTGGAAGAAATCATCCAAGAAGCACGTGAAATCTTAAATCCAGAAAATAGAGAACACGTGAAAAAGTTAGTAAGCCACGTTCGTAAGGCTGATGATTGGTTCCTAAGTCTCAAAAAGAAACGCAAACTTGCTCGTACACAAGTAGCATAATCACTTACTCCCTCATTCGAAAGTCTGAGGGAGTTATCTCAATTCGCTTTACAATTTAATCCGTTTCCTTTCTCCTTTCAGATATGCTCAAGGCACGGTTCCTTTTTTATCCAGTTTACCTTTTGATTTTTTTGTTTTTAGTAGATTCTATTTTTAGGATCCCATACATCCAAACACTCGCCAAGATTGACTTAACTGCTGTTAACTATAAAGCTAAATCAGATTTTTTAGAAAAATTATTAAAAGAGAAACCTGGCGTAAACTCTCCTAAAACGAAAAAAATCATGCTGATTTTAGGATCTTCTCGTTTGTTATATTTTGATTATGATGAACTTGTATCTTTTTATCCAGATTGGGAAATTTACAACTTATCATCGGCAGTTACAACTCCAGCCTATTATGATTTCCAACTCACAAAAATATTAGATGCAGGAATCAAACCTGACCTTGTGATCATGGAGACCGATCCAAACCAATTTAATCAAAATTCTGTATTTAAAAGTTCGAATTTAACCTATAGTTTTGATTTGGGATATGTTCTTTCTAATTTATCTTTATTTGGGAAAGACCATGTTTCCTTTTATCTTGGTCGCAAACTTTTTGCAGTTGGAACTTATAAGCCTTATATAGACCAAATGTGGAAAAATTACAAAAATCCATATTTAGATAATGTTCTAGGAATGCATCAGTCAACTTATGATTATATAATTTCTCATAATGGAAATGGTTTGTCTCCCATTGATAATTATATGGAAAAAGATTCCAATGCACTTCTCTTAACAAGCCATAGAACACTTGATTGGTTATTTGCATCTTACCAAAGGAGTAATATGCAATTTGGGTTTTATGAAAAAATTCTCAACCGTTTACAAGAGGAAAAAATCAAAGCAGTGATTGTATGGCCTTTGTCATCTCCTGATTTTGAATCATTGATGGAAAAAGAATCTCTTGTAAAAACTTGGGAGACGGAAATTGATTCAATCACAAAAGAGCATAATTTTTCGATTTTAAAATTAAAAGATGACCCTTCTTATAATTGTAATGCCTTTGCTGATGGTGGACACGTTGCTAAAGATTGTTATAGAAGTTTAATGCGTTCTATTTTATTGGATTACTTTCGTAGGTATGAGCCAAATCGTTTGTAAATTCAATTCCACAAATTGGAATCATCCCACTATTCGTTGAATTTTCAATGACAGATTTTAATGATCTTGGTTTGTTCGGAGTTTGAATGGGTGAATCAT
The Leptospira levettii genome window above contains:
- a CDS encoding NAD(P)/FAD-dependent oxidoreductase, producing the protein MKETLAIVGTGIAGLGSAYFLKNDFELTIFDHADYIGGHTNTVMVEEDGIQIPIDTGFIVFNHVTYPNLLRLFQTLNVPTKKSDMSFSVQYDPTKLEFCGSGLSGLFAQKKNLFRPRYLKMLLEINRFNTEAPKILDNPTYDDWNLGRYMESFGYGKDILNYYLVPMSSAVWSTPPDLMLEFPAKSLIRFFYNHGFLGLSTQHQWYTVDGGSKEYVKRIVPPIQDRFRLNTPVLAVNRLPNGKVELVLPEGKKEVFDKVLLATHGHISAKLLGNPTKLEKELLPLYKYQHNTATLHTDDSDMPSIKSCWSSWNYKITESNSGKLEPYTIYWMNRLQNVSKKKNYFVTINDPGRVKQSHTIKKIDYEHPLFSVEASLGQNRLPMLNEDGPIYYAGAYFRYGFHEDGFLSAVNVSKSILKRDPWT
- a CDS encoding DUF1365 domain-containing protein, encoding MYEADVFHMRTAPTQNKFQYKIFNFYLDLEEIDELAKSSLLFSRNRWNLFSFYDKDHLQFGKESIYENVKAFLEASGVKGPIGKISLLTNLRVLGYVFNPVSFYFCFDTSGEPLVAIAEVGNTFGEIKPYIGTFQKSKGTIADPEVYIREPKNFYVSPFIPLDSEFEFRLNVPNEKLQIGVDSYEDGKRILITSFIGKKIRFRSKYLLKLFIQFPIITVKIITLIHWQAFKLWIKKIPYIKKHQNLEKQTGVPLGKISEPVPFTRND
- a CDS encoding SAM-dependent methyltransferase produces the protein MEKSANQSLLQETIDSELFSELKDKSVTEQYPIYRKIFFKAMSSMKRGSLRMILPNGEQVILGDTNSKFEPKFHSALIHVKNPVFFKKSVLHGDIGFSESYLTGDWDTDSIENVISWFILNVDEAPNLSGAKKKLFHLDLFNLGNKFLHFLRRNTLTGSKKNIVEHYDLGNSFYKLFLDPTMTYSSAYFESLDQSLEEAQTIKVDKLCQKLKLNPKDHLLEIGSGWGFLSIHAAKNYGCKVTTVTLSEEQYKFAKERIEKEGLSDKIEIRIQDYRKIEGKFTKLVSVEMLEAVGDAYYETFFQKCQDLLTQDGIMALQVITCPDSRFTSFKKGIDFIQKHIFPGSLLPSIGRMNQAINRTGDMYLHNLEDMGLSYAKTLRLWLKAFEENLTEVRNQGYSETFIRKWRYYLAYCAAAFQMRNISVVQSVYVRPNNLNI
- a CDS encoding SRPBCC family protein, giving the protein MRETKSVFTFDEPIERLWSAVTVYEVLVHWLADEVRGRPKVGGEFSWTWKLGLEGNFTSHGTYKKIEPLRELVMEWKDHPAGDVFLQLLFESTGANTSRLTIVNGGFPDNESSNVWLESAKDAWDGQAVLLKEFLKQNPDISKFMKKT
- a CDS encoding PLU-1-like domain protein encodes the protein MEYPELESYFQKLTDITDRIAMMNNHFDATPEIDIPQLFEMFDDIQSKDWENTDREYYELFTSYFTFHVKTVEEIIQEAREILNPENREHVKKLVSHVRKADDWFLSLKKKRKLARTQVA
- a CDS encoding DUF1574 domain-containing protein → MFLVDSIFRIPYIQTLAKIDLTAVNYKAKSDFLEKLLKEKPGVNSPKTKKIMLILGSSRLLYFDYDELVSFYPDWEIYNLSSAVTTPAYYDFQLTKILDAGIKPDLVIMETDPNQFNQNSVFKSSNLTYSFDLGYVLSNLSLFGKDHVSFYLGRKLFAVGTYKPYIDQMWKNYKNPYLDNVLGMHQSTYDYIISHNGNGLSPIDNYMEKDSNALLLTSHRTLDWLFASYQRSNMQFGFYEKILNRLQEEKIKAVIVWPLSSPDFESLMEKESLVKTWETEIDSITKEHNFSILKLKDDPSYNCNAFADGGHVAKDCYRSLMRSILLDYFRRYEPNRL